A single Aerosakkonema funiforme FACHB-1375 DNA region contains:
- a CDS encoding response regulator, which translates to MSDKRILVIDDEINLCTVIQACLENLGGWETLTAFSGKEGLAIAQTQRFDAILLDVMMPDMDGITVLGELQNNTATQAIPVILFTAKVQSSDLAQFAKLDVAGVIAKPFDPLTLADRVASTLGWLS; encoded by the coding sequence ATGTCAGACAAGCGAATTCTAGTTATTGATGATGAAATAAACCTCTGTACTGTTATTCAAGCTTGTCTGGAAAACTTAGGAGGTTGGGAGACGCTGACGGCTTTTTCAGGTAAAGAAGGACTTGCGATCGCCCAGACCCAACGCTTCGATGCCATCTTACTAGACGTGATGATGCCAGATATGGACGGAATCACGGTGTTGGGAGAGTTACAAAATAATACAGCTACTCAAGCGATTCCAGTCATTTTGTTTACTGCTAAGGTGCAGTCTAGTGACCTAGCTCAGTTTGCGAAGCTTGACGTGGCTGGAGTAATCGCTAAACCGTTTGACCCTTTGACATTAGCAGATCGAGTGGCTTCCACTTTGGGGTGGTTAAGTTGA